One part of the Coturnix japonica isolate 7356 chromosome 24, Coturnix japonica 2.1, whole genome shotgun sequence genome encodes these proteins:
- the SCN3B gene encoding sodium channel subunit beta-3, producing the protein MSSSFGTMAALPRLICASSAALVVWAGFCSAVCVEVPSETEAVQGTDMKLLCISCMKREEVTASTVVEWFYRPEGGKDEPIYEHRKMNHEFPSRFSGRIQWNGSKDMQDVSITVLNVTLNDSGIYTCNITREFEFEIHRPLFTSSRLIHLTVVEEAGEDFTSVISEIMMYILLVFLTLWLLIEMVYCYRKVSKAEEAAQENATDYLAIPSENKENCAVPVEE; encoded by the exons ATGAGCTCCTCGTTTGGAACAATGGCTGCGTTGCCACGGCTGATCTGCGCGTCTTCGGCCGCTTTGGTTGTTTGGG CTGGTTTTTGTTCTGCAGTATGTGTTGAAGTTCCATCAGAGACAGAGGCGGTCCAGGGGACGGACATGAAGCTGCTCTGCATCTCCTGCATGAAAAGAGAAGAGGTCACAGCCAGCACAGTGGTGGAATGGTTCTACAGGCCGGAGGGTGGCAAAGATGAACCC ATCTATGagcacaggaaaatgaatcaTGAATTTCCAAGCCGCTTCAGTGGTCGGATACAATGGAATGGGAGTAAAGACATGCAGGATGTGTCCATCACTGTGTTAAATGTCACCTTGAATGACTCGGGTATCTACACCTGTAACATCACCCGGGAGTTTGAGTTTGAGATTCACCGGCCTCTCTTCACAAGCTCCAGATTGATCCACCTCACCGTGGTGGAAGAGG CTGGAGAAGACTTCACCTCAGTCATCTCTGAAATCATGATGTACATTCTGCTGGTCTTCCTCACCTTGTGGCTACTGATAGAAATGGTCTATTGCTACAGGAAAGTCTCGAAGGCAGAGGAGGCTGCCCAGGAAAATGC GACAGACTACCTTGCAATTCCATCAGAAAACAAGGAGAACTGTGCCGTGCCCGTGGAGGAATAG